In the genome of Candidatus Latescibacter sp., the window CACTACCCTTATCCTCGTGGGTGATGCCGATCAGCTTCCTTCCATCGGCCCCGGCAGCGTTCTAAGGGATATTATTGCCTCCCATAGGATTCCCAATATTCGCCTGACTGAAATTTTTCGCCAGGCCGCATCGAGCAAAATCGTCCAGAACGCCCATCTCATCAATACCGGCAGGCTTCCGAACACCGACAACGAGCGCACGGGGAATTTTTTCTTTATCCGGAAGAAAACCCCGGAAGAAATCACCGCCGCCGTCGTGGATATGGTTGCCCGAAGGCTGCCGTACTCGTACGGTTACGATCCGGTGAATGACATCCAGGTGCTCTCCCCCATGCACAAAGGAGAAACCGGCGTTCTGAACCTGAACGGCCTCCTTCAGGAGCGGTTGAATCCATTTAATCCCGCCTGCCCGGAACTGCGGATGGGAGGCTGGGTGTTCCGTCAGGGCGATAAGGTCATGCAGACCCGCAACAACTACGACAAGATGGTCTTCAACGGGGATATCGGAAGAATCGAGAGTATTAATACAACACGCTCGGTGGTGCAGGTACGGTTCGAGGAAGTGGTCGATTACACCCTCTCGGAATTGGACGACCTGGTTCCGGCATACGCCATCAGCGTGCATAAAAGCCAGGGGAGCGAGTTCCGCTGCGTGGTTATGCCGGTTTCCACCCAGCATTTTATCATGCTGAAACGGAACCTCCTCTACACCGCGGTAACTCGTGCGCGGGAACTGGCGGTGCTTGTGGGGGATATGAAAGCATTGGCCATTGCGGTAAATAACGACCAGGCAGGGGAGCGATTCACCACCCTTGAAGAGCGGCTCTGTGAAGAGATAAAGATAAAATCATAAAGCATCTCACTCTAAAAAATACTGTCTGAACCACTGATGCGTATGATGAAAATGATAAAGCAAAGACCGTCTGAACCATGATTTTCTTGATTACTTGATTTGCTTGATTTTTTTAAGTTGATTCATCAAGGTAATCCCTTAATCCTATGAATCAAGATTCAGACATTCTTGCTGTATTTATCATTTCATCATCATTTATCACATTAATCATGCGCATCAGTGGTTCAGACAATCTTTTTTAAGGCAGGAGAATGAACCCCACTCGTATATTTCGTAACCACATCGTGTGTTTCTTGACCGGAATATCCTTTTTTTTCGCGGTCTTCATACCCCTATCTGTAAAGGCTGATGATAGCGGTGCATACCATCTTGATCTCATAAAAGACGCAGCACTCACCGCTGCCGGGCTTTCATTCACCCTGACCGGAAATCACCTGGTTTCCCGTGTACATGCTCCCGATCCCACCGCCCTTGACCGGGATGATGTGCCGGGAATCGACCATATCGCCCTCGACCGCCGCTCCTCCCGGGCCAACAGTCTCAGTAATACCATGCTTGATGTCAGCAGCATCCTTCCCTTTCTCTCCGCCGCCAGTGTGCTTTCAAGGGGCGATCAGGCATCGTACCGTCAGGCATTCGCCGACCTGGCCATGTACGCCGAGACAGGACTCATCACCGCAGGTCTCACCCAAATCGCCAAGGGAGGATTTCATCGGTCGCGGCCTTATGCGTATGATCCTTCGGTTCCCCTGGCCAGCAGGGAGGCCCGCGATGCCGCGCTCTCATTTTTTTCCGGCCATGCTTCCGCTGCGTTCAACGGGGCGGTGTTCGCCTGCGCCGTGTACCAGAGGCAGCATCCCCGATCGAAGCTCATCATCCCTTTCTGGATTCTCGGTTTGTCCGCTGCAACTACCACCGCCGTGATGCGAGTGGAAGCGGGCGCGCATTTTCCAACCGATGTGCTGGCCGGGGCCGCAGTCGGTTCGCTCACCGGCTGGCTCGTACCCCGCCTGCACGAGAAAACACCAAAACGGTTCGAGGTGATCACCCCTCTCGGCGGGGTTTCAGGATACGGAATTCGATACAGCTTTTAACGTGAATTCTCCTTTGAACATTGACTCTCATATTTTCCATGGTTATATTTAGAACTGATTTGGACACGATGACATGAATACAC includes:
- a CDS encoding AAA family ATPase; the encoded protein is RAAKRMSETAGMEAKTIHRLLEFNPHKGKFSRNEGSPLGAHAIIVDETSMIDTALMTELLRAISSYTTLILVGDADQLPSIGPGSVLRDIIASHRIPNIRLTEIFRQAASSKIVQNAHLINTGRLPNTDNERTGNFFFIRKKTPEEITAAVVDMVARRLPYSYGYDPVNDIQVLSPMHKGETGVLNLNGLLQERLNPFNPACPELRMGGWVFRQGDKVMQTRNNYDKMVFNGDIGRIESINTTRSVVQVRFEEVVDYTLSELDDLVPAYAISVHKSQGSEFRCVVMPVSTQHFIMLKRNLLYTAVTRARELAVLVGDMKALAIAVNNDQAGERFTTLEERLCEEIKIKS
- a CDS encoding phosphatase PAP2 family protein; this encodes MNPTRIFRNHIVCFLTGISFFFAVFIPLSVKADDSGAYHLDLIKDAALTAAGLSFTLTGNHLVSRVHAPDPTALDRDDVPGIDHIALDRRSSRANSLSNTMLDVSSILPFLSAASVLSRGDQASYRQAFADLAMYAETGLITAGLTQIAKGGFHRSRPYAYDPSVPLASREARDAALSFFSGHASAAFNGAVFACAVYQRQHPRSKLIIPFWILGLSAATTTAVMRVEAGAHFPTDVLAGAAVGSLTGWLVPRLHEKTPKRFEVITPLGGVSGYGIRYSF